The following DNA comes from Desulfovibrio intestinalis.
TAGATCGCCCTTAAGTATAACAATGGATAAACTTGATAAATACATGACAACAAAGCATTCTAAAGTACTATCTGTACGCCTTGATATTCAGAATGAACAAGGAAGCAATGATACGCTCAGTTACAAGGAGCTGACCAGAGTCATTGAACATGACAACCGCTAGATAGATTCATGCTTTAAAAATGGGAAAAATGATCCAGATATGCACTATGTCTGGTCATCAGAGAAAAAGAGCCCAAAAGACAAACCACATTACCATCTCAACATCTTTGTAAATGGCAACGCCATACAAAATGGTTATTCCATCAAAGAAACCTTTACGAAGGCTGTGCAGCGTAGACTAAACACAGATAACGAAGGTTTGGTCAATTTTTTTTGCCAGTAATGGGGCCAAGGGTAAACTCATAGAACGCAATTCCACCGACGTTGAAGAGCAGATGGGTGACGTGGTGTATACCGCCAGCTATCTGGCCAAGACCCGGTCAAAGGAATTCAACTCCAAGGGGTCTCATGTATCTTCGCGCACACGCATACGTGAAAAACAGGTATCCTAGCCGAAAAAATCGGCCATCGTCCACTCCCGGTCTTGATATCACGGGCAAGGGCCAAGAGGCATCAGTAGACGTTACTACGGTAGAAATGCGCCCAGCACACGTGATGAGTTCTGCATGGCTCTGGGGATTACAAAATAGCGGTGACTGGTGGGGGCTGCCTGCATGACAGCCCCTATCTTTTGTCATTGTAAGCAATAGTATGTATTCCCACACATGCCCTCATCCACCCAACTCACCAGCAGGAGGCCACATGCAACACAGAAATTGGCATCACGACTTTGAATATAGCGACAGGCTGATAAATACCGGCATCGGTACAGAGGAATTCTTCAAAGCAATCGAGGTGGCCTTACCCCCGGTGGTTTCCAGAGCAGAGCTGGCACGAATTACCGGCGGCCTCATTTCTGCAAAGACGCTTAGCAATGAAGATGCGCTGCAAAAAGGTCCAAGGGAGCGCGTCAGAGCCGGGGCCAAGGTCGGCTATACTAAGGCGTCCGCCATCGCTTACTTACGCAAAAAGATTAAGTATTTGCAGCAACACAAATGTTAACTATTTAAACTGCACAGCGTATTCTTTGGTCGTGGGGTCTTTTTGTTTGTCCCCTGCCTGATTGCTTATCTATGATATATCGGATGGTTGAACAGCATGTATGATCTACTGTCCAATGCGAAAAATTCTGCGACCTTTGTAGTCATGAGTGTCATGGGCAGTAAATTCAAAGAGAATCAAGTGAGCAAAATAGAATGCGGTCCGATAACGCTTTTGCGCACCCCGGTATCCTGTTCATTGATCTCCGTCGCACCTCACTGCAGCCGGAAATCAAAGGGCAGCAAGACTACCGTATTAGCCACAATCCCTTTAATTTTTCCCGGTTTGAAACGTAATCGTTGGGCAGCCTCTAGTGACGCCTCTTCAAAGTAACCTTCAGGTTTTGCGGAAACTACCGTGCACTGTTGCGGTAAACCTGAGGTATCCACAATTATTTTTACAACTACAGACCCCTGAATGCGCTTGTGTTTGGCGCTGGAAGGATACTGTGGCGCAACGCGCTTGGTGATGGCCGGGGGACTGTCCACCGTTCCGGCCTGATATGCTGTATATTCTCCCGCAGATATGGCCTGCGGGCCGGAAGTTTGCCTTGCAGTGACATCTTGAGCAGGTAACCCAGCTGAAGCTGTGCCGGTAGTTTCAGTAGCGCGCTCTGTATCATCGGCAGAAAAGGACGGTGATTTTCTGGCCTCATTGTTGGGATGTCCCGTTATATGTTCAGATGGCGCCGAGTCTTTTTTTCGTTTTTTTGCACTAATGGGTATGGATTTTTCTTCTGTTGAAGCCCGCGCAGGTTTAGACGCGATAGGAAGGGCTTTGTCGTTCGCTTTAGGTTCATGCCTCACCTTAGCCACGGGCTCCACCGCTGAATCCGCTTTAACTGTAGGAATTGTTTTCTGAACTGCTGTCCCTTGTGCATAAAACGCATCCACAAGGGTAACATGGTGTGCATCCATTTGCAGGTGTTCTGCTTCATAAAAAAAGGCCAAGCCCGTTCCTACCAGCGCAGTGTGCAGGCACAAGGAACAGAGTACGCTGCCCAAACCGCGCGTTTTGGCGGACTTCTCTTCAAACACCTGTTCTGGCAATGTTAACAATTCTGCCATATGGGGTACCACGTAGGTTCATATGCTAAGATATGTCAGTGTAAAGCGGGTTCCTGTCTATTAAGTGATCTGACGGCATCAGGAGCTTCGTGGCACCTCAGTGAATTTACCATTGGAGCTTTGCTCCTGTGCAAAGGTACCAACCAGTGTAAAGTTGCTTTAATGAGACGGATGGACACCTTGTTTTTTTGGCGAAAGCCACATGGCAATGACGAGTATGCTGGCAGAAAGCAGCACGATCGCCGCCCCTGGCGGCACTGCCCAATAAAAGGACAGCCCAAGCCCGAGCGTAGATGCAATGGCGCCAAACAAAGCAGAAAGCCAGAACATGTAGCTAAGGCTGTACGTCAGCTGCAGGGCTGTAGCCGCTGGCGTGACAATAAGCGCATAAATCAACAGTCCACCGATGGCCTTGAGGGCAAAGGCCACGC
Coding sequences within:
- a CDS encoding energy transducer TonB encodes the protein MAELLTLPEQVFEEKSAKTRGLGSVLCSLCLHTALVGTGLAFFYEAEHLQMDAHHVTLVDAFYAQGTAVQKTIPTVKADSAVEPVAKVRHEPKANDKALPIASKPARASTEEKSIPISAKKRKKDSAPSEHITGHPNNEARKSPSFSADDTERATETTGTASAGLPAQDVTARQTSGPQAISAGEYTAYQAGTVDSPPAITKRVAPQYPSSAKHKRIQGSVVVKIIVDTSGLPQQCTVVSAKPEGYFEEASLEAAQRLRFKPGKIKGIVANTVVLLPFDFRLQ